Proteins from one Xenopus tropicalis strain Nigerian chromosome 1, UCB_Xtro_10.0, whole genome shotgun sequence genomic window:
- the scfd2 gene encoding sec1 family domain-containing protein 2 (stop codon completed by the addition of 3' A residues to the mRNA): MAAAPGLAAFCRKVWEPVVAKARRAVVFIDQPCAEVLHWCGGAELLLAAGALNVKEFSSFESGGSKQPKALFVVSCPLRGRALEVIKDVVSQSSFQYCIVVTAVSPSEAADARTLCEQMEDKLCEWMGNMNFTAEVMWAPLMLAPLSPHLLVAPAFSSLFPLLPSQDLHTLNLGRADKKRFPGLGDVDLPSMPQELQLHIRNLLSGLNQFLEGIGVREECYSVGHLSRIIAGELANYPLAKNRRKTAQSKASLVFIDRTMDLAGMGTISRLFFLGLKVFSLKNLFLFDSLDLLNKIKYL; encoded by the coding sequence ATGGCCGCGGCTCCGGGGTTGGCGGCTTTCTGCCGGAAGGTATGGGAGCCGGTGGTGGCGAAAGCCCGCAGAGCTGTGGTGTTCATCGACCAGCCTTGCGCCGAGGTGCTGCACTGGTGCGGGGGGGCAGAACTACTGCTTGCGGCGGGGGCTTTGAATGTAAAGGAATTCTCCAGCTTCGAGTCCGGCGGCTCCAAGCAGCCCAAAGCTTTGTTCGTGGTGAGCTGCCCGCTGCGTGGCCGGGCTTTGGAGGTGATTAAGGACGTAGTGAGCCAGAGCTCCTTCCAATACTGCATAGTGGTGACAGCTGTGAGCCCGTCTGAAGCTGCCGATGCCCGAACCCTATGTGAGCAGATGGAGGACAAGCTGTGCGAATGGATGGGAAACATGAACTTTACAGCGGAGGTGATGTGGGCTCCCCTGATGCtggcccctctgtccccccaCCTGTTAGTAGCCCCAGCTTTCTCTTCCCTATTCCCTCTCCTGCCATCCCAAGACCTGCACACACTAAACCTCGGCCGAGCAGACAAAAAGAGGTTCCCAGGACTTGGAGATGTGGATCTTCCCTCCATGCCCCAGGAGCTCCAGCTGCACATAAGAAACCTGCTGTCAGGGCTCAACCAGTTCTTGGAAGGCATAGGTGTGCGGGAGGAGTGCTACTCAGTGGGGCATCTCAGCCGGATTATTGCTGGAGAGCTGGCTAATTACCCCCTGGCTAAGAACCGCAGGAAAACTGCCCAGAGCAAAGCCTCCCTGGTCTTCATTGACAGGACTATGGACTTGGCTGGTATGGGAACAATCTCCAGACTTTTCTTTTTGGGTCTTAAAGTTTTCTCGCtaaagaatttgtttttatttgattcattagatttgctaaataaaattaaatatctaTG